AATTTATTAAGTGGTGTTGTAGTTAAAATTTTTATAAAGCGTGAGTATTTTTGCTCAATTCGACGAGCTTTTTTAATGGTCATTGGCGTATATAATGAAATATCATCACCATTTTTAATTAATTCACGCAAGTACGATGCTGATGCAAATTTACCCATAGGTTCAGTTGCATGAAATGCTAAATTACGTTGTAGAGATATTGGTTGAATGTCTAAGTTATTATTAATTATTGCTTTCACATATTCAAAACCTAAAATATCATTAGGCATGGCTCAGCTATATCCACACATTTTCTCCAAGGCAAGAGCAAATGCTTTTGGATATGATAATTTTTCTTTTTTAATCAAGGGACGGATTATTTGATCAAATTCGTCTTTACGATCACGCAAAATTTTAGCAGTGTTAATCATATTTTCAACGTCGTTACTCTCTGAACCAAAGACTATTTTATCAACCTTTTGCGAAGCTAAGGCTAAAACTGCATTTTCAGCAAAAACGTGTGCTGCTTGCACAGTTTGTTCAAATTTAAGTTTTAAAACTTTTTGAACTCCATAGTGCTTTGCGATTTTTTTTCGGCACCGAAAACTACACACTGAATACTCACCGCGCTGAGTGAATTTATCAGTCATAACAACAATAATTTTTTCTCCAGGATAATTAGCCTTAATCCATTCTAATTGTCGAATATGCCCATTATGAAATGGATTATATTCAGCAACAATACCTATCGCCATTTTTTACCTCCTTATTTTAAAACACACCCCGTACGCAGTCTCCGTAAAGACCTATATATCGCTATCGGAAGAAAAATCAATAATAAAAACCACTCGTTTAAGTATATATTTATCTTAATTATAATTTAACACAAAACAAAAAATTTTTATACAGTTTTTTAAAAAATATTTATAATTATTAACACAAATGCCCAAGTGGTGGAATGGTAGACACCGTAGACTCAAAATCTACTGGAGAAATCCGTGCAGGTTCAAGTCCTGTCTTGGGTACCATATGTTAATTCGCCGAAATTAAAAATACACGTTTTTTTCGTGTATTTTTAATTACTTTTTAACAACAAAATCCTAAAAATCAGAAAAAAATGAGCAAAATGCTCATTATCCGATTTTTAAGCGGCGTTTTCTAACTAAACGTCAAATGGCAACTAACGCTAGTGCTAAAGGAAGTAAAATTGTTAAAACCACAACCACGATATAAGCTATTAATCAAGCTTTATTACGATCTTTGCGAGCTTTTTCAATTTGTTCATGAATTTCCACACTTTTTTCACCTAAGTAATCATTTAAATCAGCAAGACGTTTTTTATCGATTAAACGCATCGTTACATAAAAGACGACAACACTAGCCATAATAATTACACAAATCAAGCAAAATACATTTGTATTTTTGAAGGTTTTATCAAGGATAGTTACTCAGTCAATTTTAAATGATAAATGAGAACCGGCTAATTCTTGTGTATGGAATTGCCACGATTTTGTGCTATACAATCCGTATATAATTGCTGTAAAAATACCCATATATGTTAATATAAATATCAAAATTCAGGTTAAATTTACTGATTTTAAAACAATTTGACGATAAGCTAAGTGAAATGTAGATGACGATGTTGACTCACCTCTACTAATTGCATCCCTATAACGATGAATTGTGTTGGTTCATTGAATATTTTCAATTAAATTCTTTGTTCCCAGTGCTAAAAATATAAATGCACTTACTCCGTATAAGATTAAATAACCTATATTATTTTTAAATATCCAGATATTAAAATATGATAATATGAATAAAACAATTGAGGCTAACATTAGTGAGTATGAAATTGATAAATTGGTGATTTTAATTATCTTTTCAGTCCTAATTACTCCATAAACGCGTGGAGATATTTGATTTTTAGGATCGCGGACAACTTTTTTATCGTCACTTAGACTTTGATCATTTGCTGACTTAACTACCTCAATAGTTGAAGTATCATTTATTGGTTTGTAACGCATTTTTCTCCTTTTCTACTAAATTATAGTTATTATAAATTATTATTTCTAATTTTACTTTCATTTCACTATAAATTACTAGTCTAGGTTCTCTCGAATTAAAATTTATTCAATGAAATAATTATCCCTGGCGTCTTTTACCGTTTTCTAAAAATGAATATTTAAATTACAAGCATTAATTTGATTGTGCCATTTGAAAAACTGAAACGCAATTAATATACTTATTGTATGAAATTGGCAATTTTTTACTATTTCATCCAACAATCGCCTTTTTCTGCCAGCTCACTTAACAAAAAGATTAATATTAACATTTTTTATTCGCCCTCCTGTTTAGTTTCTAAATAAATGGAATTAATAAAATTATTATATTAGTTATATATAAAATTTTATTAGTAAATTCAAGAGTACAAAGTATGGGATTTTCAGTTATGAGCACCAACAAAATTTACTTTTAACACTGAAATAATACTGGATTAAGAAATAATATATAAATTATATCCAACGGTAATTAAATATTTTGGCGCAAATGATTACGGTATTGCTCTCTGATGTCTTTGAGAGATATTTTTTCATTGTCCCTAATTACATATCAATAATCAAAACCGTTTACACGCAATGATTTCTTATTAGATATTAACGCGGCTGCAGTATGAATATCTAATATTTGACCATTTTCTAAAATTGCCTTACCCTCGGAATTTAATTTAACAGTGCTGTGTTGATCGTCTTTTAAATACAATTTTTCATCAACATCAAGATAATTGGCTTCGATAATTTCTTTGAGCGATACCCTTAATGGCTTTACATCAAAAATAGCATTCTCAATATCACCAATATACGTTTTTGTGTTTTTTATTCTTTCTTTACCGTAAAAACAATATTTAGGGTCTTTTTCAATCATTACAAACTGACGGCCTGTCATTTTTGCTATTTTACCCGTGGTCATTGTGCCACCGAACGGGTCCAAAACTATATCTCCAACACTTGATGAAATTGTTATTATTCTATAAAGTAATTCTTCTGGTTTTTGAGTATTATGCAATTTATTTCCGCCAGCATCTTTTAAACGTTCGTTACCATTTACAACACCAAATTTTCAAATCGATCCTAATTGCTTACGTATTCCTTTACCAAAATCCTTAACATCTATATTCAGTTCTTTTGCGGTTTTATAGTTAAAAGTATATTTGGATTTTTCACTTTTTGTAGCTCAAATTAGTGTTTCGCGACTATTTGTTAGCCTTGTTCCTTTAAAATTTGGAGTCGGGTTGGTTTTGTGCCAAATTACATCATTTAGAATTCAAAACCCAATTTCTTGCATAATCGCACCGATTGTATAGATACATTGCATTCCACCTATTACTCAAAACGAACCATTTTTCTTCAGAACTCGATAACATGCCTGCAATCATTTTTTACTAAAATCATAGTATTCTTTATCAGAAGAAAATTTATCCCACTCGTCATCAACCCCTTTAAATTCAGTGCCTTCAACACGATATAGAGATCCTGAGGTTCTCATTCAATATGGAGGATCTGCAAATATTAAATCAACACTTTCTTCAGGTAGTTCATTTAATTTTTCTACACAATCACCGTTAATAATTACATTCGTTTTCACCTTTCTCCTCTTTTTTCGAACTTCTTTTATCTCTAAGTTCTTTTGCTTTATTTAAATTTATCCCGCTTGGAAATATCTCTTTTCTTAAATTAATATATCTTTCATCGTTATTATAATATAGCTTTCTTCATAATTTATCAGGGAGGTCAACTAGCAATTTTAGTAATTCTTTGTTGAATGGGTCTAGTAATTTTTTTAACTAAGCAAATATAAATAAAATCAAAAACTTAATAGCCAGTACAAACTAATAATATTGCGCTTGCTAAAATTGAATAATTTCAGTCTTTTGAGTAAAAAATACTGAAAATAGCAACACTAATAAAAATTTCTTGCCAAAATAAAATTTTATGAAAAATTAATTAAGTCATTTTATTGAATAAATGCTGAAATTAATATAAAATTTATATATCTATATATTTATTTAGGTAAGGAGAAAAATGGCTAGTAAAAAACCAACATTAGCTAAATTTTATTTAGCTGAAAAATTTGATAAAAATAGAAACGTGTCATTTAATCTTAAAAAAGAAGGGTTAAAAAAACACACTAATTTTCAAACTTTTAGTGAAGCGTTAAGCAATTTTATAGAAACAGCTCAATTATTACCAATAACAGCAAAAGTTTGATTTCACCGCGATGGAGCATTCAGAGGCGCTGCAACTATTGAGCAGGCTAAAATAATTTTAAACCGTGTAGCTGAGGCAAAAATCCAAGATCAAGATGTTATTGAATACATCAACAAGGAAAACTTAGTTGAAAAAGCACCATCTAAAAAAATGCCGTTAGATAAATTTCTAAAACTGCTAGAAGATGCAAAAATTATTGCCGAAATTAACGGTAAAGTTAAACCACAGGAACTTCAAAATGAAGATATCTATACTGATGTCGATGCAGATTTAGTTGTTGAAAGTATTGTAGCTAACACAAAAGGTGCTTTTGTTAAATATCATTTGACTAAGGATGAACATGTTTCAGATACAAAAGTCGCTTATTTTGACTACACTGGTGTTACACCATACACTGCAACATTAGAAGCTCTAAAATTAGATGCAATTAGCGAAGAAAAATTTAACACACTTGTTAAAGAAGCTAAGGTATATGCTGAGGTAAAGAGAAAAAGTTCGGCCACAACTGTGTCATCAGCAAAAATTAAATCAGATGTTGAATTAGTTGTTGTCGTTGAGGAAATTATTGTCTTAAACAAAGATAAATCATATGTTAAATACCATTTCACAAGACAAGAATTTATTTCAGAATCATTCATTGGCGAATTAGATTATTCATCTCGTGATATCGAGGCAGAAAAACTATATGTTCACAAAATTGGAATGGGTATGTCTGAAAACTTTGAGGAAATAGTTGCTAAAACTAAATTGTATGCAGATGTTAAAGAAAACAAGTCTGCTACATTACTGAGTTCAAGTCACTTATTTACAACTGAAGAAGTTAAATTGGTTGTTGAACAAATCAATATTGCAAACACTTATGTCGCTCAAGTGGTGTATCATTATGAAGCTGGCGATATCAAATCACAATCATTTGCATCACTATTTGATTTCAGAGAGGCAAATGGCACCGATATTTTATATGCACAAGATAAATTGTTCACAGAAGACGACTTTGTCAAAGCGGTTCAAGTATCATCAATTTATTTAGATATCGAAAAAAATCCTTTATCAATTGAAATTTCTTCTTCACACGTTAAAACTAACTCAATGTTGAACGTTGTAATCGATCAAATTAATGTAACTAGTGATAAAAATGTTTATGTTACATATCATTTCGCAAAATCTGGCTTTATAAGTAACTCAGATGTGGCAATGTTTGATTTATCTCAACCTTCAGATGGTAATGTGCTATTCCCTGTTGTTCCCGTTAAAGTTGAAGAAATTCAAACTCAAAAACACGAAGAAGAATTTCAATCTCCAATGGAAGCCGTTGAAGAAAACGTTGAACAAATCCAACCTATGCCTCAACCAGAAGAAGTACCGATGATAATGGTTGAATCGCAAGAAAAACCATTGCCAGAACAAAAAGTAGAAAGATTAGTTAAAGAATACAAAGAAACTGTTTCTTGTGGCAAAAAATCAACTGACGTTGCTTTTTGAGCATACTCAATTGTTCTAATTGTAATAATCATTCTGTTTGTTTTAATAATTGCTAAATACTTACTTAAATAAAATCAATAAATTCTTTTAAACAAAAATGCATTTATTTTAAATAGATGCATTTTTGTTGCACGTTTCCACTTAGTTCCACAAACAGAAAATTTTGCTACTATGCGTGAATATAATTTTTATTTCAAAAATTATTACTTTTTTTATATACTATATTATTTTATGTAATAAAATATATATAGTTATTGTTTAGGAGTTTAAAAATGCGTAGATATAACGGTAAAGATTACGTGCTTGATATGAAAAATCAAGTTATAAGACTAAATCCTGATTTTCATAATGAATTATTAAATAATGAACCTGGTAGTCCTAAGGGATTTAAAAAATTTGGTGGCTCATCTATTTCAAATGTTTTAATTAACGATCGTTTTAAAGGGCAATTTTTAGCATTTTTACACATGTCTCGCTTGGCAATGCCAGTGCTTGAACAAAAATATATTAAAGCAGGACAAGTGGTTGAAGATAAACTTTTTGAATTTTTACAAAACAAATTTGGGCCTAAATTTTCTTTTGAACACATCGTAGCATCGAAATACCAGTACGACTATTTTAAGGGACAACAAAAGTACATAGGTGGTGTGCCTGACGGCTTAAATAAAACAAGCAAAATTGTTTTAGAAATTAAATCGGCTCAGGAAAAAAAACTTGAACAATGAGTTGACAAGTATGATTTACCAAATGAATACATTATGCAAGCTCAACTTTACGCACACATGCTTGAATATCCTAGTTTTATTATAATTGCTGTATTTTTAAAAGATTCTGACTATGTCGACACAGAAAAAATTGACTTAAACAATAATAAAGTTAAGGTTTATGGACCA
The Mycoplasmopsis californica genome window above contains:
- a CDS encoding nucleotidyltransferase translates to MAIGIVAEYNPFHNGHIRQLEWIKANYPGEKIIVVMTDKFTQRGEYSVCSFRCRKKIAKHYGVQKVLKLKFEQTVQAAHVFAENAVLALASQKVDKIVFGSESNDVENMINTAKILRDRKDEFDQIIRPLIKKEKLSYPKAFALALEKMCGYSWAMPNDILGFEYVKAIINNNLDIQPISLQRNLAFHATEPMGKFASASYLRELIKNGDDISLYTPMTIKKARRIEQKYSRFIKILTTTPLNKLRKIPLVTEGIENLLIKNASEPTYAHFVNACVSKRYTASRIKRIIAWILCKKWK
- a CDS encoding MSC_0882 family membrane protein is translated as MRYKPINDTSTIEVVKSANDQSLSDDKKVVRDPKNQISPRVYGVIRTEKIIKITNLSISYSLMLASIVLFILSYFNIWIFKNNIGYLILYGVSAFIFLALGTKNLIENIQWTNTIHRYRDAISRGESTSSSTFHLAYRQIVLKSVNLTWILIFILTYMGIFTAIIYGLYSTKSWQFHTQELAGSHLSFKIDWVTILDKTFKNTNVFCLICVIIMASVVVFYVTMRLIDKKRLADLNDYLGEKSVEIHEQIEKARKDRNKAWLIAYIVVVVLTILLPLALALVAIWRLVRKRRLKIG
- a CDS encoding DNA-methyltransferase, which translates into the protein MKTNVIINGDCVEKLNELPEESVDLIFADPPYWMRTSGSLYRVEGTEFKGVDDEWDKFSSDKEYYDFSKKWLQACYRVLKKNGSFWVIGGMQCIYTIGAIMQEIGFWILNDVIWHKTNPTPNFKGTRLTNSRETLIWATKSEKSKYTFNYKTAKELNIDVKDFGKGIRKQLGSIWKFGVVNGNERLKDAGGNKLHNTQKPEELLYRIITISSSVGDIVLDPFGGTMTTGKIAKMTGRQFVMIEKDPKYCFYGKERIKNTKTYIGDIENAIFDVKPLRVSLKEIIEANYLDVDEKLYLKDDQHSTVKLNSEGKAILENGQILDIHTAAALISNKKSLRVNGFDYWYVIRDNEKISLKDIREQYRNHLRQNI
- a CDS encoding MAGa7180 family putative nuclease → MRRYNGKDYVLDMKNQVIRLNPDFHNELLNNEPGSPKGFKKFGGSSISNVLINDRFKGQFLAFLHMSRLAMPVLEQKYIKAGQVVEDKLFEFLQNKFGPKFSFEHIVASKYQYDYFKGQQKYIGGVPDGLNKTSKIVLEIKSAQEKKLEQWVDKYDLPNEYIMQAQLYAHMLEYPSFIIIAVFLKDSDYVDTEKIDLNNNKVKVYGPYSVDRNKAQDQMDKINEFWLNYARTGVSPIFDPIRDAQVLEYLQCRNEDEWFALFNKWKQRGKIDADIKFEKVK